CGTGGTCGTTCTACCGTGACCAACGCGCAGCCGCATGTGAACGCACGGCTGTTGGTAAAGATGGACATCGCGGACTTCTTTCCGACGGTTCACTACGGTCGCGTCGTCGGATTGCTGGAACATCACGGTGCGGGAAAAGAAGCTGCCAAGCTCCTTGCGGCCATCACCACGTATCGCCCCAAGCTCCCGGATGGGCGAGTCTCGTGGCCCAGCGTGCTGCCCCAGGGAGCGCCCACGTCGCCCGTGCTCTCGAATCTCGTTTGTCGACGCCTCGATGCACGACTCACCGCGCTGGCCGCAAGGCTCGGCGCCACCTACACGCGCTACGCCGACGATCTCACCTTCTCCTTCCAGGGTGATCCCGAGCAGGGGCTTGGCCGCTTCTTCTGGTGGGTGAATCAGATCCTCCATCAGGAGGGGTTCATCGAGAACATTGGTAAGCGCCGCGTGCACAGACCGTCGGGTCAAATGCGCGTGACAGGGCTGGTCACCAATCAGGGCCTCTCCGTACCGCGGGAGGAAAGGCGTAGGTTTCGCGCGATCCTCCACGCTTGCGAGCAACGCGGTGTCAGCTCCGAGACCACCGGCCATAGTGAACCCCGCGCCTACCTGCTCGGGTTCGCTGCCTACGTCGAGATGGTGCAACCCGAGGTTGGTAAGAAGCTGCGCGCTCAGGTGAAGCGGCTCCTGGCAAAGAGCTGATTTGCTGCGCGACGGGATTCGCGCCGCACCAACATCCAGCTGGTGCTCAGGAGGTCCATGCTCGACGCCTTCTCAGCAACACCACGCCCAGTAATGCGAGCGCGCTCGCGGCCCAGGGCGTGCCTCCGGCATTTGGCTGCGACAGGGAGCAGCCGCCCGCGGTGGCCGTGTCGGGGCTCGAGTCCGCGTCGCCATTGAAGCCGTCGTCCTCGAAGTCCGCGTCGTCCATGGTCTCGTCGGGATCTTCGTCGCCGTCGAGCAGCTCGATGCCATTATCTGCGTTCTCGCTGCCGTCTTCCGCGTTCCACTCCTCCGCCGCCGTCGTGCCGCCGCTGCCCGTCGCGCCGCCGCTGCCCGTCGCGCCGCCGCTGCCCGTCGCGCCGCCTTTGCCGCCGGAACCGGGGTGCGGATCCGGGACGTCGCACGCCTGGTAGTCGTGGTCGAGGTACTTTGCGGGCTTGCAGTACGTCTGGGCGACGGACTTGCACATGGCGGCGCTGTCGATGTTGGCGGAGAGCTTGTGGCTCTTTCCGTCGCTGCACCACACCCGGCAGCCGCACGCCTGCTTCGGCAGCTCGCAGCTCACCACCTTGAGCGACAGATCCACCTTGGGACCGAAACCGTGGGAGTGCTTGCCCCACGGCTTGCTGTAGTCGCGGAGGCGCCAGCGCGAGTGATAGATGCCCGGCTTGTTGGGCGCCTTGCCCTTGATGGCGCCCTGTACGAACGTTGTCTTGCGGCAGCCGTTCTTGTTGCTGCAGTTCTTCGCCTTGCGATCACCGCGCACCACGCTGTTCGCATCGTTGCGCAGGCTGTAGCGCTTGTGCCCCGTGATGCGATCCTTCTTGCCGTTGGCGGTGACCAGGAACACGTCGTTGCCGATGTGCTGGCCGCGGCCCTTCACGTCGCGCCACACGGCGGTGCCCACGTTCTTGAAGGTGAAGGACATCTTCACCGTGTCGCCCGCGCAGGCGATGTAGTCGGCCTTCTTGCCGTGGTAGCGGCGCGCGTTGCTCCACTTCCGTGTGGCCTTGGCCTTCAGCGTCTTTTCGACCGTGATCTTGTTGTAGCGGATGGCGTGGAACGTCTCGCCCTTGGAGGAGACGCTGATGATGGCGCCGTTCAGGGAAACGTCGGAGCTGAACTGGTGCGCATAGTTCGGAGTGGCGCTACAGCCAGGCTCCTCGATGAACACGGCGCTCTTGCCCTTCTGCACCCAGTTCTTGAACAGCATCACGTGGCCGTCGTTGTTCACCGCGTCTCCGGGGCGCAGGTCGATGGCCTTGATCACGTGTGTCACCGACGTGTTGAAGGGTGCGAAGCCCAACGTGGTGAGCCCCGGCGCCGGCAAGCCCCAGGACCAGGACACCAGTCCGGAGCAATCCGAGCGGTACGGGTCCCACTTCGGGTTGTTCTGACGGCTACAGGTGCTGGAGCAGGCGACGTCGTAGTCGTGAGCGTGATTGGGCGCCTGACAGTACTTGAGCTTGGCGTTCACCCACTCCATCGCGCGCTTCACGGCGTCGTCGGAAGAGATGGCCTGTGCGGCCTTGGCCACTTCTTCTTCGTCCGAGACGTAGGCGTCCCCGGGGCTCCCGCCGCAGGCGGCCAGGGAAAGGACGGCGATGAGCGCTGCCGCGACGAGCTTCTTGACCATGCGGCGTGCGAATGCACGCTCCGTTCCGACGCGGAATATCCGCGCTGGAGCGGTTCCGCGCCGAACACACAAAAACAAGCAAACAGCAGCAGGGATGCCGTTCCGGCGATCGACGGTGTCAGAACATGTTAGCGGATGGCTGACACGGCGAGCGGCGCTTCCGATGAGATACAATCGCCTGCATGTGGGGCCGAGCCATCGTTCTGCTCGTGCTCGCGCTTTCCGGCTGCAGCGTCACCAGCGACTTGAACGACCTCAAGGGTGGCGTGGCGATGGACGCGGGCACGCAACAAGACGCGGCGGAGGAGTCGGCGCTCAGTTGCACCCCGGGAGGGTCGGCGTGCCAGTCCACCGCGGGCTGCTGCAGCGGCGTGTGTCTGGCGGACGACACTTGCGCCAGCTGCAAGCCGGAGGGCTCGACCTGCGGCGCGGACTCCGAGTGCTGCGCAGGGCTTGGTCAGGCGTGCTCCAACGGCGTGTGCTCGGGGTGCCTGCCAGTGCAGGCGAGCTGCAAGCTCGGCAGCGATTGTTGCTCCGGAGTGTGCGGCTTGGATCAGTGTCGCGCGTGCGGCGCACCGGGAGACGCCTGCGATCTGGCCACGCCTTGCTGCTCGGGCTCGGTGTGCAACGGTGGCGTGTGCACCACGTCGCCCTGCGAGAAATGCATGACGGCGAGCTGCCAGACCGAGCTCGATCACTGCGATAGCGTGCCCGAGTGCGCCGCCATTCGGCAGTGTCAAAACGACTGTGCGAACACTGGGCGCGACCCGCAGAGTTGCTTGCAACAATGCTTCGCCGCCCACCCGGACGGCACCGACGCCTTCAACGAGCTGCTGGCGTGCGTGCTGTCGAGCTGTTTGTCGATCTGCGGTCAGCCTTGAAGCACGTCGCCCTGGCGCAGCACGCGGATGGTGCTCGCGTGCGCGTCGAAGAAGTCCGGATAGTGGATCAGGCGCATCTTTTCTCGTAACGCTGCCGGCAATTCCGCCAAGCGTTCGTAGGGCGTGTGCGCGGGGCCCAAGTTGGTCTCGTGCACGATGACGTTGGCAGGCTCGAGGAACTCGATGAGTGAGGGATCGAACGCGGTGTCGGCCGAGTACCCCAGGGAGTGGCCGTCGGCTTCGATGAACAGCGCCGTGGTGGGGATGTGATGCAGCGTGCGCCGCGTGCGAATGCGAAACGGGCCCACCTCCGCGCAGCGTTCCCACGGCAGCGCCCGCGCGTCGAAGTAGTCCGCGAAGCGCATCTCGCGAGTGCGCTGACCGTCGTACAGCTCGGACATGCTCGCCGCCAGGCGCCGAGGCCAAATGTCCGCGAGCACCTCCGGTGAGGCGTACAAGCTCAGACGCTTGTCTTCCGCGAAGTGCTTGAAGAAGCCGTAGCCCTCGAGGCCGTTCACGTGGTCGCCGTGCAGGTGGGTGATGAGCACGTGGTCCACGTCTTTGGCGTGCGACTTGGCGAGCACCCGGCGGTAGCTGTCGGGGCAGTCGATGGCCAAGCGAAAGCCGTCGTACTCCACGAGCAGCGCCGAGGTGTCGTAGAGCTCGGAGAACGCGTCGCCCACGCCCAGGGCCGTGACCTCAAAGCGCGCCAAGGGACCCCCTGCGCGCGAGCTTCGCCGAGAGCGCCCGCGCCACGTTGGGTGTGCACAGCTCGGAGAGGTCGGCCCCGGCTTCCGCGAGCTGCTTCAGCCGGCTCGAGCTCACCTCCGAAAGCGCCGGATCCGCCGGCACGAAGAAGGTGGTGATCTCCGGCGCCAGCTGGTGATTC
This region of Polyangiaceae bacterium genomic DNA includes:
- a CDS encoding MBL fold metallo-hydrolase, with amino-acid sequence MGVGDAFSELYDTSALLVEYDGFRLAIDCPDSYRRVLAKSHAKDVDHVLITHLHGDHVNGLEGYGFFKHFAEDKRLSLYASPEVLADIWPRRLAASMSELYDGQRTREMRFADYFDARALPWERCAEVGPFRIRTRRTLHHIPTTALFIEADGHSLGYSADTAFDPSLIEFLEPANVIVHETNLGPAHTPYERLAELPAALREKMRLIHYPDFFDAHASTIRVLRQGDVLQG